GACTTTTGACCGTAACCAGATGATTTGTATCGCCGGCCATTGCCAGAGGTTGATCGACTTCGATCTTTTGAAATTCTTCTGCGACTTCCATCAGACCCTGATAGTCTTGTTGTTGTAGCAGATATCTTGATTTGCGGGATAAAAATCGGCCCCGTTCCAGTGGGGTGGTTGCGAGGGCTTCGAGCTTCGCGAGTAGGTCGTACTCATTTTGCTCGGTATGATTCAGTTCTGCATAAAGCAATTCTCGTAAGAGGGATTCGGAACGCTTTTTGATAGGAGCCTTTGCATTCATCGACAGCAGTGCTTCGAGTTTTTGTTGTGCACTGCTCAAGTTACCGAGTGCCAGATCCAGCTCGGCTTTTAATAACTGATCGCTCTGGGCTTGTTCCGAATTGATGGATTGTTTCTTGGTCTCAGCCAGGCTGGCACGCATTGCTTCTGCCTGGGCGAAGGAATCGATCTGCCAGAGTCCCAGCGAGATGATCTGACCTTGATGTGCGATGAGATTTCCCGGATACCAGTTACGTTGGCCGTATCGTTCGCTGATTTTGGGATCGATGGCAGCAGCTGTCTGGAATGCGTAATTGGCTCCTTGTTGCAGTTTCTCTTTAAATTCCCGGTTCAGGATCTCTGAGATATGAGTCGTTTTATTGAGCGTGAAACCGGATTCTTTGCCTGAGGGGATATGAATGCTGAGTACGCTTCCCGACTTGATCGGCAGCAGGTAATTTTCTTGCGATAAAAACCCTTTCCCAGAAACGGGCCCCGATTCCAGATGCCAGAGTTCTCTTCCATCTTGAATATGCCGACCGCGACAGTAATCTGAGCCAACCACCAGAACGGTCTCGTCTACCACAGCCGCGACGTACTCACCATCTTCCCGGTGGACTTCGTTCCATAGCGCCGCACCGGTTTGTAAGTCAATACAATGAATGTAAGGTGAGCCATTGGGGAGGTAGAAGATCCGATTCTGATCGATCACGGGAGTGCTGGTCAAGCCGCGGTGGCCGAAGGAGACAGGCCTTAAATACCGCTTTTGAGAAATCCTGCGGTATTGGTCTCCTTCACCATAATAATAGTTCCAGAGCAAATCTCCATTGGTTGCGTCAACGGCGACCAGTGTATCAATCTGCGTCGTGCAGACAATGATTCCCTGGCTGCTGGCGAGAGGGCATTGCTGATACGCCCGATTACGATCGGATTGAATCGGCTGATTGACATAAGCGATGCCCTGTTTCCAGTGGATTGTTCCCTCTTGCGGATTGAGGCAGAGCAGGGAAATCTGACTGTTGTGTTCGGCTATGGCGTAAACAAAACTGCCAACAGGCAGTGGCGCTCCCAGAAAATAATATCCCTCAAGAGTCCAGGCCGGCTTTACTTTGGCTGAAGCCGTTTTGGGGGAAGTGGACGGTGATTGCGTCGCTGAGTTCTGGTTTGAAGATGCTGTTATTTGTTTCAGAGGCAGAGCGAGCAGCCGATTTCCTCTCTGGGTAACAAGCGGAAAATAAGTACGGGAACGACGAAGTCCGAGATTCAGTTGAGTTGGGGAAGCTGGATTCGGCAGATAATCAATGGCAAACACAAACTGACCATTACTCGAAAGTGAACCGTAGATTGAGCTGTAATTATAGAATTTTTCCAGTGACAAATTTTGTGAGTAGGATGAATGTGATGGTGTGCGATCTTCCAAGAGATTGATCAAGTTACTGAGGCTGCCTTCGCTTTGAAAGACCCAGGATGTCTTGCCGGACTCCAGCTCAACGGCGCGGATTCCTTCAAAGTCACGGTAAATGACAAGGTCTTCCACCGCGATGGGCATATTGGCAATCGCGGTGGAGAGATTTTCACGATTGTGTTTTCCTTCCCAGTCGATCAGCGTTTTCAGAGGACTCGCATGTTTTGTGCGACCGATGGGATGGCTCCAGCGGGGATGAAGATAGGGTAAACTGGCATACGTAGACTGGTTCCGTCGTGCGTTTCCCTGAGCGACAGACCAATCTGATTTCTGCTGCTGGGTGGCGTTTCTCAAAGGGGACTCTAAATCCTGCATGGCGAGTTCCAGACTGCTTTTATTACCACGCCATGTGACAACAGTTTCTCCTCGGGCTTCCAGAATCTTCGATAGTTTTTCGAGCTGGCCAGATTGCTGATAGGAAACGGCTGCTTTGAGAAAATGTACGGGCTGCATTCGTGATTGATGGATGCGACTGTTGATCAGCAGATCCCAGTAGCGTGCGGCGAATTCGAAATTGCCCTGCTCCATGTAATGGGCGGCCAGATAATTCAATGCTTCAAAACCAGCCTGCAGGGGAAAAAACTGGAGCGCCAGCAGTTCATACATGCGGAGATCATTTTTTTGGCGGGCTTGTTCCAGAAGCCAGTTCGCCTGCGGACCGGAAATCCGCTCGTAGTCGGCAACTGTGCGTGGTGAGGCAGTCGAATAGAGTTGGCGCGTCTGTTGTCTGAAGTTTAAGGGGCGATCCTGGTCTTCAGGCCAGAAGAAATAGTCTTCCTGGTGATCCAGGAGCTTTTCGAGTTGTAACGCACCTTCCGTAAATTCCTGATTGCGGAATTTTGCCTGTGCCCGTTCAAACTGAGTTTGCAAACTTCGGTTTCGATAGATGCGATGAATCAGCGCTTCGCGGTCTTCCGAAGCATCCTGGGCAGGTTCACTCTGGTCAGGAATTTCTTTGTCGGCTGGCGGATCC
This genomic interval from Gimesia alba contains the following:
- a CDS encoding outer membrane protein assembly factor BamB family protein is translated as MNRWFPPFSIRYFLSNVYARILFFAGILFIFPCAILLSENKPASNQLIAFLDPPADKEIPDQSEPAQDASEDREALIHRIYRNRSLQTQFERAQAKFRNQEFTEGALQLEKLLDHQEDYFFWPEDQDRPLNFRQQTRQLYSTASPRTVADYERISGPQANWLLEQARQKNDLRMYELLALQFFPLQAGFEALNYLAAHYMEQGNFEFAARYWDLLINSRIHQSRMQPVHFLKAAVSYQQSGQLEKLSKILEARGETVVTWRGNKSSLELAMQDLESPLRNATQQQKSDWSVAQGNARRNQSTYASLPYLHPRWSHPIGRTKHASPLKTLIDWEGKHNRENLSTAIANMPIAVEDLVIYRDFEGIRAVELESGKTSWVFQSEGSLSNLINLLEDRTPSHSSYSQNLSLEKFYNYSSIYGSLSSNGQFVFAIDYLPNPASPTQLNLGLRRSRTYFPLVTQRGNRLLALPLKQITASSNQNSATQSPSTSPKTASAKVKPAWTLEGYYFLGAPLPVGSFVYAIAEHNSQISLLCLNPQEGTIHWKQGIAYVNQPIQSDRNRAYQQCPLASSQGIIVCTTQIDTLVAVDATNGDLLWNYYYGEGDQYRRISQKRYLRPVSFGHRGLTSTPVIDQNRIFYLPNGSPYIHCIDLQTGAALWNEVHREDGEYVAAVVDETVLVVGSDYCRGRHIQDGRELWHLESGPVSGKGFLSQENYLLPIKSGSVLSIHIPSGKESGFTLNKTTHISEILNREFKEKLQQGANYAFQTAAAIDPKISERYGQRNWYPGNLIAHQGQIISLGLWQIDSFAQAEAMRASLAETKKQSINSEQAQSDQLLKAELDLALGNLSSAQQKLEALLSMNAKAPIKKRSESLLRELLYAELNHTEQNEYDLLAKLEALATTPLERGRFLSRKSRYLLQQQDYQGLMEVAEEFQKIEVDQPLAMAGDTNHLVTVKSLISGLMEKVTTKANREERETVDAIISADQQAALKEGSVTALESFLDTYGSWSQAVAVRSVLAQKLIQQGQNQQAEFLLLENRSDPDPQIAATATRQLLELWQSVGLPHEAASLLRELDEKFANITLDSGMTGSEYVKQFNRGSETWSIFQIMQPLNREISHVAIKQSYTGMPAPEAGKPYQNYERKFLPPPEISQILLKKGSILNVINKHAGQQIGKINASDRISYPYHSQNTRVGHFIPLGASRKIHGISLIQLQDEISKPLWTTEFDDLNISQSLFYVGPSGPRVCIFQWANRLFALNPATGKVLWERKNIPSKSGYLSDSSKGLIGDQKAIVAFNINRTNYDVYSSITGELIRKGELDLNSRARHVFGRKLFYQTTSTTEKRVRLWDPLTDRFLLDEPISNSGFSTQISPTELAILLPPNRLRVLNVETGETLVETILPDHLLTKLNKFVGFSDNDHYYFNFSYTAPRKRSVRHDFYVSDSFLNVVHVDNDLIGVDKQSGKILWNRNLPKRSWVNTSQYQLPFLIFISKIRTESKKTSYSFLFEILDAKTGNTIGFKDNIMKDTILQMQIDPRFNKIVFQGMNGAVEIDFSDRTKSLEKILDAPL